In a genomic window of Streptomyces pristinaespiralis:
- a CDS encoding helix-turn-helix transcriptional regulator, with protein sequence MAINAIDQTRRMLSLVTYLRERPGARIADVARAFGITEDELISDLDVLPMCGTSFRGGDLLDIDTDGERIWWRNPDASGESTAEPLRLAADEATALLVAARAVATLPGLREGDREALVRATAKIEGAAGEAAGASSRLSVTFESEGGVFAEVDRAISERRRLWLKYYSPARDELTEREVDPIRLFAVGHTYMEAWCRLSEARRTFRLDRVAEIRLLDAPAAPPEIELRDLSEGLVQPSADDPEVVVEVAPGGRWVAEYYPHDLAEELPDGGLRITLRTPSPASLRRLALRLGRDGRIVSPQELADSARTAAREALAAYEAEEHRAERQEHQDRQEQGAGA encoded by the coding sequence ATGGCGATCAACGCCATCGACCAGACCCGGCGGATGCTGTCGCTGGTGACGTACCTGCGCGAGCGCCCCGGCGCCCGTATCGCGGACGTCGCCCGCGCCTTCGGCATCACCGAGGACGAGCTGATCTCCGACCTCGACGTGCTGCCCATGTGCGGGACGAGCTTCCGCGGCGGCGACCTGCTCGACATCGACACCGACGGCGAGCGGATCTGGTGGCGCAACCCGGACGCGTCCGGCGAGTCCACCGCCGAGCCGCTGCGGCTGGCCGCCGACGAGGCGACCGCCCTGCTGGTCGCGGCACGCGCCGTCGCGACCCTGCCCGGACTGCGGGAGGGCGACCGCGAGGCGCTGGTACGGGCCACCGCCAAGATCGAGGGGGCGGCCGGTGAGGCGGCGGGCGCCTCCTCCCGGCTCTCGGTGACCTTCGAGTCGGAGGGCGGCGTCTTCGCCGAGGTGGACCGGGCGATCTCGGAGCGCCGGCGGCTGTGGCTGAAGTACTACTCGCCCGCACGTGACGAACTCACCGAGCGCGAGGTGGACCCGATCCGGCTCTTCGCGGTCGGCCACACGTACATGGAGGCCTGGTGCCGCCTCTCGGAGGCGCGCCGGACCTTCCGCCTCGACCGGGTCGCGGAGATCCGGCTGCTAGACGCCCCCGCCGCACCGCCCGAGATCGAACTGCGTGACCTCTCGGAGGGCCTGGTGCAGCCCTCCGCCGACGACCCCGAGGTCGTCGTGGAGGTGGCGCCCGGCGGGCGCTGGGTGGCCGAGTACTACCCGCACGACCTGGCGGAGGAACTGCCCGACGGAGGTCTGCGCATCACCCTGCGCACGCCGTCGCCCGCCTCGCTGCGCCGGCTGGCGCTGCGGCTGGGCAGGGACGGCCGGATCGTGTCGCCGCAGGAGCTCGCGGACAGCGCCCGCACCGCCGCGCGCGAGGCGCTCGCCGCCTACGAGGCCGAGGAGCACCGCGCGGAACGCCAGGAGCACCAGGACCGGCAGGAGCAGGGAGCAGGCGCCTGA
- a CDS encoding CpXC domain-containing protein — protein MTVTPGVPAMTPVPARVGPVLFKAACPDCRARFELSAGALRLAIGGSRRTTFYSFTCPECGSAVRKPAGERIVELLTGGGVRTLRLHSTV, from the coding sequence ATGACCGTGACTCCCGGTGTTCCGGCGATGACGCCTGTCCCCGCCCGCGTCGGGCCGGTGCTCTTCAAGGCCGCGTGCCCCGACTGCCGGGCCCGGTTCGAGCTGTCCGCCGGCGCCCTGCGCCTGGCGATAGGCGGCAGTCGCCGCACCACGTTCTACTCCTTCACCTGCCCCGAATGCGGCTCCGCGGTCCGCAAGCCGGCCGGTGAACGCATCGTGGAGCTGCTCACCGGCGGCGGGGTGCGGACCCTGCGCCTGCACTCCACCGTGTGA
- the tatA gene encoding Sec-independent protein translocase subunit TatA — translation MFRQIGPTEIIIIALLILLLFGAKKLPDMARSLGKSARILKSEAKAMKSEGQPAAAPAEPKDPAQGDTQTPHRTIQAAPGDVTSARPVSEPTDTPQR, via the coding sequence ATGTTCCGACAGATCGGGCCCACCGAGATCATCATCATCGCGCTCCTCATCCTGCTGCTGTTCGGCGCCAAGAAGCTTCCGGACATGGCACGTTCGCTCGGCAAGTCCGCGCGGATCCTGAAGAGCGAGGCCAAGGCGATGAAGTCCGAGGGGCAGCCCGCGGCGGCCCCCGCGGAGCCCAAGGACCCGGCCCAGGGCGACACCCAGACCCCGCACCGCACCATCCAGGCTGCGCCCGGTGACGTCACCAGCGCCCGCCCCGTGAGCGAGCCCACCGACACCCCCCAGCGCTGA
- the tatC gene encoding twin-arginine translocase subunit TatC — protein sequence MPLADHLRELRNRLAKAMLAIVIASVAAVAYSQELMEFLTSPVPECVGDGPQKGGVCARVVYTDLLSPFTTTVKVVLMAGIIVSCPVWLYQMWAFVAPGLHKNEKKYSYYFAAAAAPLFAGGAYFAYLVMPVSMKVLLSITPAPAENLLSVDKILDFTVRMVLIFGFSFELPLLLIMLNLTGMVTGRRMLGWWRGAVMGIFVFGAIATPSTDPLGMVALSGPIILLYFCAVGFSMLNDRRRRRNDPDAELDDDEASDLDLTPAALGEVEPVSAAARALPEQATGEADGGRTNRLNGYDDIT from the coding sequence ATGCCGCTCGCGGACCATCTTCGTGAGCTCCGCAACCGGCTCGCGAAGGCGATGCTGGCGATCGTCATCGCCTCCGTCGCCGCTGTCGCGTACAGCCAGGAGCTGATGGAGTTCCTCACCTCACCGGTGCCCGAGTGCGTCGGGGACGGCCCCCAGAAGGGCGGCGTCTGCGCCAGGGTCGTCTACACCGACCTGCTCTCGCCGTTCACCACGACGGTCAAGGTCGTGCTGATGGCGGGCATCATCGTGTCCTGCCCGGTCTGGCTCTACCAGATGTGGGCCTTCGTCGCGCCCGGCCTGCACAAGAACGAGAAGAAGTACAGCTACTACTTCGCCGCCGCGGCCGCGCCGCTGTTCGCCGGCGGCGCGTACTTCGCCTACCTCGTCATGCCGGTGAGCATGAAGGTCCTGCTCTCCATCACGCCCGCTCCCGCGGAGAACCTGCTCAGCGTCGACAAGATCCTGGACTTCACCGTCCGGATGGTGCTGATCTTCGGGTTCTCGTTCGAGCTGCCGCTGCTCCTGATCATGCTCAACCTGACCGGGATGGTGACCGGCCGGCGGATGCTCGGCTGGTGGCGCGGCGCCGTCATGGGCATCTTCGTCTTCGGTGCGATCGCCACCCCCTCGACCGACCCGCTGGGCATGGTCGCCCTGTCCGGACCGATCATCCTGCTCTACTTCTGCGCGGTCGGGTTCTCGATGCTCAACGACCGGCGCCGCCGCCGTAACGACCCCGACGCGGAGCTCGACGACGACGAGGCGTCCGACCTCGATCTCACGCCCGCCGCGCTCGGCGAGGTGGAGCCCGTCTCCGCCGCCGCCCGCGCGCTTCCCGAGCAGGCCACCGGCGAGGCCGACGGCGGCCGTACGAACCGCCTGAACGGCTACGACGACATCACCTGA
- a CDS encoding DEAD/DEAH box helicase, translated as MTEDLSPAERYAAARVRAAEEATALAPFRAMYDFELDPFQIEACQALEAGKGVLVAAPTGSGKTIVGEFAVHLALEQGRKCFYTTPIKALSNQKYSDLVKRYGAEKVGLLTGDNSVNSGAPVVVMTTEVLRNMLYAGSQSLMGLGYVVMDEVHYLSDRFRGAVWEEVIIHLPESVTLVSLSATVSNAEEFGDWLDTVRGDTEVIVSEHRPVPLWQHVLAGRRMYDLFEEETDHGGRGVARREVNPDLVRLARMENSRTYNPRDRRRGKMVREADRERERRQRSRIWTPARSEVIDRLDAEGLLPAITFIFSRAGCEAAVQQCLYAGLRLNDEDARREVREIVEDRTASIPGEDLHVLGYYEWLEGLERGIAAHHAGMLPTFKEVVEELFVRGLVKAVFATETLALGINMPARSVVLEKLVKWNGEQHADITPGEYTQLTGRAGRRGIDVEGHAVVLWQRAMDPEALAGLAGTRTYPLRSSFKPSYNMAVNLTQQFGRHRSRELLETSFAQFQADKSVVGISRQVQRNEEGLEGYREGMTCHLGDFTEYARLRRDLKDRETELAKQGAAQRRAAAATSLEKLKPGDVIHVPTGKFAGLALVLDPGLPAGRTNGHRGLEHHDGPRPLVLTSERQVKRLASIDFPVPVEALERMRIPKSFNPRSPQSRRDLASALRTKAGHIVPERHGKRRSAAADDREISRLRAQLRAHPCHGCDEREDHARWAERYFRLQRDTRQLERRIEGRTNTIARTFDRIVALLTEMDYLRGDEVTEDGKRLARLYGELDLLASECLREGVWEGLNPAELAACVSALVYEARQSDDAVAPKVPAGKAKVALAEMVRIWGRLDALEEEFRINQAEGVGQREPDLGFAWAAHQWASDKGLDEVLGEVGMPAGDFVRWCKQVIDVLGQIAAAAPRENSTVSKNARKAVDALLRGVVAYSSVG; from the coding sequence ATGACCGAGGACCTCTCTCCCGCAGAGCGCTATGCCGCCGCCCGCGTCCGCGCCGCCGAGGAGGCCACTGCGCTGGCCCCCTTCCGAGCGATGTACGACTTCGAACTCGATCCCTTCCAGATCGAGGCATGCCAGGCCCTGGAGGCGGGCAAGGGCGTGCTCGTCGCCGCGCCCACCGGCTCGGGCAAGACGATCGTCGGCGAGTTCGCCGTCCACCTCGCCCTCGAGCAGGGCCGCAAGTGCTTCTACACCACGCCCATCAAGGCGCTCTCCAACCAGAAGTACAGCGACCTGGTCAAGCGTTACGGCGCGGAGAAGGTCGGGCTGCTGACCGGCGACAACAGCGTCAACTCCGGTGCTCCGGTGGTCGTCATGACCACCGAGGTGCTGCGCAACATGCTCTACGCGGGCTCCCAGTCGCTGATGGGCCTCGGCTACGTCGTCATGGACGAGGTGCACTACCTCTCCGACCGTTTCCGCGGCGCCGTCTGGGAGGAAGTCATCATCCACCTCCCCGAGTCGGTGACCCTGGTGTCACTCTCGGCGACCGTGTCGAACGCGGAGGAGTTCGGCGACTGGCTCGACACCGTGCGCGGCGACACCGAGGTCATCGTCTCCGAACACCGGCCCGTGCCCCTGTGGCAGCACGTCCTCGCGGGGCGGCGGATGTACGACCTCTTCGAGGAGGAGACCGACCACGGCGGCCGCGGCGTCGCCCGCCGCGAGGTCAACCCCGATCTCGTCCGGCTGGCCAGGATGGAGAACAGCCGCACCTACAACCCGCGTGACCGGCGCCGCGGGAAGATGGTGCGCGAGGCGGACCGGGAGCGCGAGCGGCGCCAGCGCAGCCGCATCTGGACGCCCGCCCGGTCGGAGGTCATCGACCGGCTCGACGCGGAGGGACTGCTCCCCGCCATCACGTTCATCTTCAGCCGGGCGGGCTGCGAAGCCGCCGTGCAGCAGTGCCTGTACGCCGGTCTGCGGCTCAACGACGAGGACGCGCGCAGAGAAGTGCGCGAGATCGTCGAGGACCGTACCGCCTCCATCCCCGGCGAAGACCTTCATGTCCTCGGCTACTACGAGTGGCTGGAGGGCCTGGAGCGGGGTATCGCCGCGCACCACGCCGGCATGCTGCCCACCTTCAAGGAAGTCGTCGAGGAGCTGTTCGTACGGGGCCTGGTGAAGGCCGTGTTCGCCACGGAGACGCTGGCGCTGGGCATCAACATGCCCGCCCGTTCAGTGGTGTTGGAGAAGCTCGTCAAGTGGAACGGCGAGCAGCACGCGGACATCACCCCCGGCGAGTACACCCAGTTGACCGGCCGCGCCGGCCGCCGCGGCATCGATGTCGAGGGCCACGCGGTGGTCCTGTGGCAGCGGGCGATGGACCCGGAGGCGCTGGCGGGGCTCGCCGGCACCCGGACGTACCCGCTGCGCTCAAGCTTCAAGCCGTCGTACAACATGGCCGTCAACCTCACCCAGCAGTTCGGCCGGCACCGCTCGCGGGAACTGCTGGAGACGTCCTTCGCGCAGTTCCAGGCGGACAAGTCCGTCGTCGGCATCTCCCGCCAGGTGCAGCGCAACGAGGAAGGCCTCGAGGGCTACCGGGAGGGCATGACCTGCCACCTGGGCGACTTCACCGAGTACGCACGGCTGCGCCGCGACCTGAAGGACCGTGAGACCGAACTCGCCAAGCAGGGCGCAGCGCAGCGCAGGGCGGCCGCCGCGACCTCGCTGGAGAAGCTCAAGCCGGGCGACGTCATCCATGTCCCCACGGGCAAGTTCGCCGGGCTGGCACTGGTCCTCGACCCGGGGCTGCCGGCCGGCCGCACCAACGGCCACCGGGGCCTGGAGCACCACGACGGGCCGCGGCCGCTGGTCCTCACCTCCGAGCGGCAGGTGAAGCGGCTGGCGTCGATCGACTTCCCGGTGCCGGTCGAGGCGCTGGAGCGGATGCGCATCCCCAAGTCCTTCAACCCCCGTTCCCCGCAGTCCCGTCGGGACCTCGCCTCGGCGCTGCGCACCAAGGCGGGGCACATCGTGCCCGAGCGGCACGGCAAGCGGCGGTCCGCCGCCGCGGACGACCGGGAGATCTCCCGGCTGCGTGCCCAGTTGCGCGCCCACCCCTGCCACGGCTGCGACGAACGTGAGGACCACGCCCGCTGGGCCGAGCGGTACTTCCGTCTCCAGCGCGACACCCGGCAGCTGGAGCGCCGTATCGAGGGCCGTACGAACACCATCGCGCGGACCTTCGACCGGATCGTGGCGCTGCTGACGGAGATGGACTACCTCCGTGGCGACGAGGTCACCGAGGACGGCAAGCGTCTGGCACGCCTCTACGGCGAGCTGGACCTGCTGGCGAGCGAATGCCTTCGCGAAGGCGTCTGGGAGGGCCTGAACCCGGCGGAACTGGCCGCCTGCGTCTCGGCGTTGGTGTACGAGGCGCGGCAGTCGGACGACGCGGTCGCGCCCAAGGTCCCGGCCGGGAAGGCGAAGGTGGCCCTCGCCGAGATGGTCCGCATCTGGGGCCGGCTGGACGCCCTGGAGGAGGAGTTCAGGATCAACCAGGCGGAGGGCGTCGGGCAGCGGGAGCCGGACCTCGGCTTCGCCTGGGCGGCCCACCAGTGGGCGTCCGACAAGGGGCTCGACGAGGTGCTCGGGGAGGTCGGCATGCCGGCCGGCGACTTCGTGCGCTGGTGCAAGCAGGTCATCGACGTGCTCGGCCAGATCGCCGCGGCCGCGCCCCGGGAGAACAGCACCGTGTCGAAGAACGCCCGCAAGGCGGTCGACGCGCTGCTGCGTGGTGTGGTGGCGTACAGCTCGGTCGGCTGA
- a CDS encoding nuclear transport factor 2 family protein, producing the protein MSEHPDCALVRRGYTAFAAGDMNTLSELITADAVYHVPGDNILSGHHKGRDAILELFRRMGEETAGTMQIQLEAVLADGRGHVMSFHTARADRGDRGIEIRQGLFFRIVGGKVTDIDECVEDIEEENTFWR; encoded by the coding sequence ATGTCCGAACACCCTGACTGCGCCCTGGTCCGCCGGGGCTACACAGCGTTCGCCGCGGGCGACATGAACACTCTCAGTGAACTGATCACCGCCGACGCCGTCTACCACGTTCCCGGCGACAACATCCTCTCCGGGCATCACAAGGGCCGGGACGCGATCCTCGAGCTGTTCCGCCGCATGGGCGAGGAGACCGCCGGCACGATGCAGATCCAGCTCGAGGCGGTGCTCGCCGACGGGCGCGGTCACGTGATGTCGTTCCACACGGCGCGCGCGGACCGGGGCGACCGAGGTATCGAGATCCGTCAAGGGCTGTTCTTCAGGATCGTGGGGGGAAAGGTCACCGACATCGACGAGTGCGTCGAGGACATCGAGGAAGAGAACACCTTCTGGCGGTGA
- a CDS encoding ADP-ribosylglycohydrolase family protein, whose protein sequence is MTDPHLAASRTARAIGCVVGSAVGDALGAPFEFGEPGVYRVRFPDGVGEMCGGGGWDPGEATDDTQMAVLVGESLLEHGGLEPADVFRRFQRWAASDPKDIGLQTEDVLTGGDPWDTAAARHFDRTGRAAGNGSLMRAATSAVFYAGAGRDASMAGARRIAALTHGDRAAWEGTAVLHELIRVALAGEDPLAAVPATLEQVHGDHRARWATVLSDGWHPDDATEFNGAAWPCFGSALWALRTTTSFEESLAAAIDLGGDTDTVAAVTGALAGAVYGVEAVPERWTAPLHVPLPGFGGRVLRLSELTGLAVALAGAPGRGQWVRPGG, encoded by the coding sequence ATGACGGACCCTCACCTCGCTGCCTCAAGGACGGCACGCGCGATCGGCTGCGTCGTCGGCTCAGCGGTCGGTGACGCGCTCGGCGCACCGTTCGAGTTCGGTGAACCGGGTGTGTACCGCGTCCGGTTCCCCGACGGCGTCGGCGAGATGTGCGGCGGCGGTGGCTGGGATCCCGGCGAGGCGACGGACGACACGCAGATGGCCGTCCTGGTGGGTGAGTCCCTTCTGGAGCACGGCGGGCTCGAACCGGCCGATGTCTTCCGGCGGTTCCAGCGCTGGGCGGCGAGCGATCCGAAGGACATCGGCCTGCAGACGGAGGACGTGCTCACCGGCGGCGATCCGTGGGACACGGCCGCCGCACGGCACTTCGACAGGACCGGCCGGGCCGCGGGGAACGGCTCGTTGATGCGGGCGGCCACTTCCGCGGTCTTCTACGCCGGGGCGGGGCGGGACGCCTCCATGGCGGGGGCCCGCCGTATCGCCGCCCTCACCCACGGCGACCGGGCCGCCTGGGAAGGGACGGCTGTCCTCCATGAGCTGATCCGCGTCGCCCTGGCCGGTGAGGACCCGCTCGCCGCGGTCCCGGCGACGCTCGAGCAGGTCCACGGTGACCACCGCGCCCGCTGGGCGACCGTGCTGTCCGACGGCTGGCACCCGGACGACGCCACGGAGTTCAACGGCGCCGCCTGGCCCTGTTTCGGGTCGGCGCTGTGGGCGTTGCGTACGACCACGTCGTTCGAGGAGTCCCTCGCGGCGGCGATCGACCTCGGGGGCGACACCGACACGGTGGCCGCCGTGACGGGCGCCCTCGCCGGGGCGGTGTACGGCGTCGAAGCCGTCCCCGAGCGCTGGACGGCGCCGTTGCACGTCCCGCTGCCGGGGTTCGGCGGCCGGGTGCTCCGCCTCTCGGAGCTCACCGGCCTGGCCGTCGCGCTGGCCGGCGCTCCGGGCCGTGGACAGTGGGTGCGGCCCGGCGGATGA
- a CDS encoding ABA4-like family protein yields the protein MTGFLFELSFWLAAPVWLLLIFMPGRRITERVAASPLTVVPVLLVYLAMAAPVFPELWSAVSSPDIDVFRDLTARANGAGAVWAQVIAWDLLLGQWMYREARRLGIHPWVMGPLLVLTILLSPIGLLVFLVLRAARQPRHATAGREVPLRS from the coding sequence ATGACCGGCTTCCTCTTCGAACTGTCCTTCTGGCTCGCCGCGCCCGTCTGGCTGCTGCTGATCTTCATGCCCGGCCGGCGGATCACCGAGCGCGTCGCCGCCTCGCCCCTGACGGTCGTGCCCGTGCTGCTGGTGTACCTGGCGATGGCCGCGCCGGTGTTCCCCGAACTGTGGTCCGCGGTCAGCAGCCCCGACATCGACGTGTTCCGTGACCTCACCGCCCGCGCGAACGGCGCGGGCGCCGTCTGGGCCCAGGTCATCGCCTGGGACCTGCTGCTCGGCCAGTGGATGTACCGCGAGGCACGGCGGCTCGGCATCCACCCTTGGGTGATGGGCCCGCTGCTGGTGCTCACGATCCTGCTCTCGCCTATCGGCCTGCTCGTCTTCCTGGTGCTGCGCGCCGCCCGTCAGCCGCGGCACGCCACGGCCGGGCGCGAGGTGCCCCTGCGGTCGTGA
- a CDS encoding MerR family transcriptional regulator: MRIGELSRRTGVPVPTIKYYVREGLLPTGELTSPNQASYSDVHERRLRLVRALLEVGGLSVSSIRDVLLAVDDPDRSLHKVLGAVTDRLVPRYEAAGEAPAAAREKVEELIARRGWAVDGDHPAALALTEALAALERVGHGAFAEVLDDYAAAAEAVAAADVAHVGRRLGRDDLVESVVVGTVVGDAMMAALRRLAQVDRSARAFDGRE; this comes from the coding sequence GTGCGCATCGGTGAGTTGAGCCGCAGGACCGGGGTGCCGGTACCGACGATCAAGTACTACGTACGGGAGGGGCTGTTGCCGACGGGGGAGTTGACCAGCCCGAACCAGGCCAGCTACTCCGACGTGCACGAGCGCAGGCTGCGGCTGGTGCGCGCGCTGCTGGAGGTCGGCGGGCTCTCCGTCTCCTCGATCAGGGACGTGCTCCTCGCCGTCGACGACCCGGACCGGTCGCTCCACAAGGTGCTGGGCGCCGTCACGGACCGCCTCGTCCCGCGGTACGAGGCGGCCGGTGAAGCCCCGGCGGCCGCGCGGGAGAAGGTCGAAGAGCTGATCGCGCGCCGTGGATGGGCGGTGGACGGCGACCACCCGGCGGCACTGGCGCTGACGGAGGCCCTGGCGGCGCTGGAGAGGGTGGGGCACGGCGCGTTCGCCGAGGTCCTGGACGACTACGCCGCCGCGGCGGAAGCGGTCGCCGCCGCGGACGTGGCCCATGTGGGGCGGCGTCTGGGCAGGGACGACCTGGTGGAGAGCGTGGTCGTCGGCACGGTGGTCGGTGACGCGATGATGGCGGCGCTGCGGAGGCTGGCGCAGGTGGACCGGTCCGCGCGGGCGTTCGACGGGCGGGAGTGA
- a CDS encoding siderophore-interacting protein: protein MADRAERPARTSPKVHEAQVVRTERITPHMVRVVFGGEGLAAFELGEFTDHYVKLLFPADGVAYPEPFDIEQIRADFPRDQWPANRTYTVRAWDAAHRELTIDFVVHGDEGLAGPWAARAEVGDTMRLLGPGGGYAPAPDADWHLLAGDESALPAIAASLEQMPAGAVVHAFVEIDGPADEQKTATPDGVGINWLHRGDRPVGAALVEAVTALDFPEGKVCAFVHGEAACVKELRRLLRVERGVPKEQLSISGYWRLGQTDEAWRAVKREWNEQVEREQERGEA, encoded by the coding sequence GTGGCAGACCGAGCGGAACGTCCGGCCCGCACATCACCGAAGGTCCATGAGGCGCAGGTGGTGCGCACCGAACGGATCACCCCGCACATGGTGCGGGTCGTGTTCGGGGGCGAAGGGCTGGCCGCGTTCGAGCTCGGCGAGTTCACCGACCACTACGTGAAGCTGCTCTTCCCCGCCGACGGCGTCGCGTATCCGGAGCCGTTCGACATCGAGCAGATCCGCGCGGATTTCCCGCGCGACCAGTGGCCCGCCAACCGTACGTACACGGTGCGGGCCTGGGACGCCGCCCACCGTGAGCTGACGATCGACTTCGTCGTCCACGGCGACGAGGGCCTGGCCGGGCCGTGGGCAGCGCGCGCCGAGGTCGGCGACACGATGCGCCTCCTCGGCCCGGGCGGCGGTTACGCCCCGGCCCCGGACGCGGACTGGCACCTGCTGGCGGGCGACGAGAGCGCGCTGCCGGCGATCGCGGCGTCGCTGGAGCAGATGCCGGCCGGCGCCGTCGTCCACGCCTTCGTCGAGATCGACGGCCCCGCGGACGAACAGAAGACCGCCACCCCCGACGGCGTCGGCATCAACTGGCTCCACCGCGGCGACCGCCCGGTCGGCGCGGCACTCGTCGAGGCGGTGACCGCGCTGGACTTCCCCGAGGGCAAGGTCTGCGCGTTCGTCCACGGCGAGGCGGCGTGCGTGAAGGAACTGCGCCGGCTGCTCAGGGTCGAACGGGGCGTGCCGAAGGAGCAGTTGTCGATCTCGGGTTACTGGCGCCTCGGCCAGACGGACGAGGCGTGGCGCGCGGTGAAGCGCGAGTGGAACGAGCAGGTGGAACGGGAGCAGGAGCGCGGCGAAGCGTGA
- a CDS encoding 5'-3' exonuclease yields the protein MLLDTASLYFRAYHGVPDSVRAPDGTPVNAVRGLIDFIARLVQDHRPDDLVACWDNDWRPQWRVDLIPSYKAHRVAAEHDQGPDEEEVPDTLTPQIPVIEAVLAAVGIARVGADGYEADDIIGTLTARATGPVDIVTGDRDLFQLVDDARERRVLYPLKGVGTLQTTDEAWLRERYGVDGPGYVDLALLRGDPSDGLPGVPGIGEKTAAKLLDTYGDLDGIMAAVGDRGSKLTPTQRRRLDEARAYVAVAPKVVRVASDVALPEFDAALPGAPRDPVALDRLTEQWGLGGAVVRLLNALKR from the coding sequence ATGCTCCTCGACACCGCTTCCCTCTACTTCCGGGCCTACCACGGGGTCCCCGACTCGGTCCGTGCACCCGACGGCACACCGGTGAACGCGGTGCGCGGGCTCATCGACTTCATCGCACGGCTGGTCCAGGACCACCGCCCGGACGATCTGGTCGCCTGCTGGGACAACGACTGGCGGCCCCAGTGGCGCGTCGATCTCATCCCCTCGTACAAGGCGCACCGGGTCGCGGCCGAGCACGACCAGGGCCCGGACGAGGAAGAGGTCCCCGACACCCTCACCCCCCAGATCCCGGTCATCGAAGCCGTCCTGGCGGCGGTGGGCATCGCCCGTGTCGGCGCCGACGGCTACGAGGCGGACGACATCATCGGCACGCTCACCGCGCGGGCCACCGGCCCGGTCGACATCGTCACCGGCGACCGCGACCTGTTCCAACTGGTCGACGACGCGCGGGAACGCCGGGTGCTGTATCCGCTCAAGGGTGTCGGCACCCTTCAGACGACGGACGAGGCCTGGCTGCGCGAGCGGTACGGCGTGGACGGCCCCGGCTATGTGGACCTGGCGCTGCTCAGGGGCGACCCGAGCGACGGACTGCCCGGCGTGCCGGGAATCGGCGAGAAGACCGCGGCCAAGCTCCTCGACACGTACGGCGACCTGGACGGAATCATGGCGGCCGTCGGCGACCGCGGCTCCAAGCTGACCCCCACCCAGCGCCGCCGGCTGGACGAGGCCAGGGCCTATGTGGCCGTCGCTCCGAAGGTCGTCCGGGTCGCCTCCGACGTGGCACTGCCGGAGTTCGACGCCGCGCTGCCGGGCGCACCCCGCGACCCGGTGGCCCTCGACCGGCTGACGGAGCAGTGGGGACTGGGCGGCGCGGTGGTGCGGCTGCTGAACGCCCTGAAGCGCTGA